A genomic region of Pseudomonas sp. MPC6 contains the following coding sequences:
- a CDS encoding shikimate 5-dehydrogenase has protein sequence MQMNPNKDTQLCMSLSGRPGNFGLRFHNHLYEQLGLNFYYKAFSSQDLPGAIAGIRALGIRGCGVSMPFKEACIALVDELDASAAAIQSINTIVNTNGRLKAYNTDYIAIAQLLATHQVPTASTFALRGSGGMAKAVASALRDGGYKNGLIVARNEPAGRALAESLGYEWQAELGARRPHMLINVTPIGMTGGPEADQLAFDTDAIAAAETVFDVVAIPSETPLIVRGRAEGKRVITGLEVIAIQALEQFVLYTGVRPTVEQFQKAVEFARS, from the coding sequence ATGCAGATGAACCCCAACAAAGACACCCAGCTGTGCATGTCCCTCTCCGGGCGCCCTGGAAACTTTGGCCTGCGATTCCACAATCATCTGTACGAACAACTGGGCCTGAATTTCTACTACAAGGCCTTCAGCAGCCAGGACCTGCCAGGCGCCATCGCGGGCATTCGCGCCCTGGGGATTCGAGGCTGTGGCGTGTCCATGCCATTCAAGGAGGCCTGCATTGCGCTGGTCGATGAGCTGGACGCGTCGGCCGCGGCCATTCAATCGATCAACACCATCGTCAACACCAATGGCCGTCTCAAGGCCTACAACACCGACTACATCGCCATCGCTCAGTTGCTGGCAACCCACCAGGTGCCCACGGCGTCGACCTTCGCCCTGCGCGGCAGCGGCGGCATGGCCAAGGCCGTGGCCAGCGCCTTGCGTGATGGCGGTTACAAGAACGGCCTGATCGTCGCCCGTAACGAACCCGCCGGGCGTGCCCTGGCCGAGTCGCTGGGCTATGAATGGCAAGCTGAACTGGGTGCGCGGCGCCCGCACATGCTGATCAATGTCACGCCGATCGGCATGACCGGCGGGCCGGAAGCCGATCAACTGGCGTTCGACACCGACGCCATTGCCGCTGCCGAGACCGTCTTCGATGTGGTGGCGATCCCCTCGGAAACCCCGCTGATCGTGCGCGGTCGTGCCGAAGGCAAGCGAGTGATAACCGGGCTGGAGGTGATTGCGATCCAGGCGCTGGAGCAGTTTGTGCTTTATACCGGCGTGCGGCCGACGGTTGAGCAGTTCCAGAAAGCGGTGGAGTTTGCCCGCAGCTGA
- a CDS encoding DUF480 domain-containing protein, protein MSTEQETVIDEPRLNSTEIRILGSLIEKQATSPETYPLTLNALVTACNQKTSREPVMNLTQGQVGQSLRALEGRGFTRLVMGSRADRWEHRVDKALELVPAQVILTGLLFLRGPQTVNELLTRSTRMHEFEDTEQVVHQLERLIARGLALLIPRQAGQREDRYMHALGDPADIEVILAARSNPVERGAGGGVSLERIEELEARIAALEERLARLE, encoded by the coding sequence ATGAGCACTGAGCAAGAAACCGTTATCGACGAGCCACGCCTCAACAGCACGGAAATCCGCATTCTGGGTTCGCTGATCGAGAAACAGGCCACCAGCCCGGAAACCTATCCGCTGACCCTCAATGCCCTGGTGACCGCCTGCAACCAGAAAACCAGCCGCGAGCCGGTGATGAACCTCACTCAGGGCCAGGTCGGCCAGAGCCTGCGCGCCCTTGAAGGCCGCGGTTTTACCAGGCTGGTGATGGGCAGCCGGGCCGATCGCTGGGAGCACCGGGTCGACAAGGCGCTGGAACTGGTGCCGGCCCAGGTCATCCTGACCGGCTTGCTGTTCCTGCGCGGCCCGCAAACGGTCAATGAACTGCTGACCCGCAGCACCCGCATGCATGAATTCGAAGACACCGAGCAGGTGGTGCATCAGCTTGAACGCTTGATTGCCCGTGGTCTGGCGCTGCTGATTCCGCGCCAGGCCGGGCAGCGTGAAGACCGCTACATGCATGCGCTGGGGGACCCGGCGGATATCGAGGTGATTCTGGCGGCACGGAGTAATCCGGTGGAGCGCGGTGCCGGCGGCGGTGTGTCGCTGGAGCGGATCGAAGAGCTGGAAGCGCGGATTGCCGCGTTGGAAGAGCGCCTGGCGCGCCTCGAGTAG
- a CDS encoding DUF1993 domain-containing protein — protein sequence MTISLYDASVPVFKQMLNALSDVLNKAEAHATAKNIDPNALLQARLYPDMFPLVRQVQIAVDFAKGVSSRLAEIEVPKYEDTETTFAELQALIAKVLAYIGEIKPEQIVGKEGIEIVTRPGTPKEKRFSGQAYLLSYGLPQFFFHVTTTYALLRHNGVEVGKRDYMGAF from the coding sequence ATGACCATTTCCCTGTACGACGCTTCCGTTCCGGTATTCAAACAAATGCTCAACGCCCTGAGCGATGTGCTGAACAAGGCCGAAGCCCACGCCACGGCAAAAAACATCGATCCGAACGCGTTGCTGCAAGCCCGTCTGTACCCGGACATGTTCCCGCTGGTACGCCAGGTGCAGATCGCCGTCGATTTCGCCAAGGGCGTTTCCTCGCGCCTGGCCGAGATCGAAGTGCCGAAGTATGAAGACACCGAAACCACCTTCGCCGAACTGCAAGCGCTGATCGCCAAGGTCCTGGCCTACATCGGCGAGATCAAGCCGGAGCAGATCGTCGGCAAGGAAGGCATCGAGATCGTCACCCGTCCGGGCACGCCTAAAGAGAAGCGCTTCAGTGGCCAGGCTTACCTGCTGAGCTACGGCCTGCCGCAATTCTTCTTCCACGTCACCACCACCTACGCCTTGTTGCGTCACAACGGTGTGGAAGTGGGCAAGCGTGATTACATGGGCGCGTTCTAA
- the sstT gene encoding serine/threonine transporter SstT, with the protein MTASSPSLLHRLKRLSLVTQIIIGLIAGIVLALVAPDVAKSTAFIGKVFVSALKAVAPILVFVLVMASIANHKHGQETHIRPILFLYLLGTFAAAVVAVVASMMFPSSLVLATHDVAVSAPGGISEVLQNLLLSVVDNPVSALMNANFIGILAWAIGMGVAIRHAGDTTREVLGDLSNGVTVIVRLVIRFAPLGIFGLVASTLATSGFGALLGYLHLLAVLLGCMLFVALVMNPLIVFWKLRRNPYPLVLMCLRESGITAFFTRSSAANIPVNLELSRRLGLHEDTYSVSIPLGATINMAGAAITITVLTLAAVHTLGIAVDVPTAILLSLVAAICACGASGVAGGSLLLIPLACSLFGIPSEVAMQVVAVGFIIGVLQDSAETALNSSTDVLFTAAACLGEEEKAQRLA; encoded by the coding sequence ATGACCGCTTCATCCCCTTCGCTATTGCATCGTTTGAAACGCTTGAGCCTGGTCACGCAAATCATCATCGGCCTGATCGCCGGGATTGTCCTGGCGCTGGTCGCGCCCGACGTGGCGAAGTCCACCGCGTTCATCGGCAAAGTCTTCGTTTCGGCCCTGAAAGCCGTCGCACCGATCCTCGTGTTCGTGCTGGTCATGGCGTCGATCGCCAACCACAAGCACGGCCAGGAAACCCACATCCGGCCGATTCTGTTCCTGTACCTGCTGGGCACCTTTGCCGCGGCGGTGGTCGCGGTCGTTGCCAGCATGATGTTCCCGTCGAGCCTGGTGCTCGCCACCCATGACGTCGCGGTGAGCGCCCCGGGCGGCATCAGCGAAGTGCTGCAAAACCTGTTGCTGAGCGTGGTCGATAACCCGGTCAGCGCCCTGATGAACGCCAACTTCATCGGCATCCTGGCCTGGGCGATCGGCATGGGCGTTGCCATTCGCCATGCCGGTGACACCACTCGCGAGGTACTCGGTGACCTGTCCAACGGCGTGACCGTGATCGTGCGCCTGGTGATTCGCTTCGCGCCGCTGGGGATTTTTGGCCTGGTGGCCTCGACCCTCGCCACGTCCGGTTTCGGCGCCCTGCTCGGCTACTTGCACCTGCTGGCCGTGCTGCTGGGCTGCATGCTGTTTGTGGCGCTGGTGATGAACCCGCTGATCGTGTTCTGGAAACTGCGTCGCAACCCCTATCCGCTGGTGCTGATGTGCCTGCGCGAAAGCGGCATCACCGCGTTTTTCACCCGCAGTTCGGCGGCGAACATTCCGGTCAACCTGGAGTTGAGCAGACGCCTGGGCCTGCATGAAGACACGTACTCGGTCTCGATCCCGCTCGGCGCCACCATCAACATGGCGGGTGCCGCAATCACCATTACCGTGCTGACCCTGGCGGCGGTGCATACCCTGGGCATCGCGGTCGATGTTCCGACGGCCATCCTGCTGAGCTTGGTCGCGGCGATCTGTGCCTGTGGCGCTTCGGGCGTGGCCGGGGGATCGTTGCTGCTGATTCCACTGGCGTGCAGTTTGTTCGGCATCCCGAGTGAAGTCGCGATGCAGGTGGTGGCGGTCGGTTTCATCATCGGGGTGTTGCAGGATTCGGCGGAGACCGCGCTGAACTCGTCTACCGATGTGCTGTTTACCGCAGCGGCGTGTCTGGGTGAAGAAGAGAAGGCCCAGCGCCTGGCCTGA
- a CDS encoding MFS transporter, translating into MLLPILLLSAAGFTVLTTEFVIVGLLPAIARDLDVSIPQAGLLVTLFAFTVAAFGPFLTAYFARFERRKLFISVLIMFGLANTLAAFAPNIWVMAIARLIPALGLPVYWALASETAVDIVGPDFAGRAIAKIGFGIVCATVFGIPVGTLISDAFGWRSAFGILAVIAFAKALLLFIYLPSTNLHQHQVSFRSQFKILRSPLMIGHVLLSILVFSGMFTVYTYLADILERLAGFNGTVVGWCLMGFGAVGLIGNSLGGRAVDRHPLIASVTFCAFMIAGMVALVPNIHSPLGLAAAMGIWGVTQAALFLVSHVRLMKAAPEAPAFAASLNIAGANLGIGLGAMVGGRVIDSVGLQGLGFAAAAFILVSILLAMALMTFKPREVCA; encoded by the coding sequence ATGCTGTTGCCCATCCTTCTGTTGTCCGCCGCCGGTTTCACGGTGCTGACCACGGAATTCGTCATCGTCGGCCTGTTGCCGGCGATCGCCCGCGACCTTGACGTCAGCATCCCGCAAGCGGGTTTGCTGGTGACCTTGTTCGCCTTTACCGTCGCCGCTTTCGGACCGTTCCTGACCGCGTACTTCGCCAGGTTCGAGCGCCGCAAGCTGTTCATCTCGGTGCTGATCATGTTCGGCCTGGCCAACACCCTGGCGGCGTTTGCCCCGAACATCTGGGTGATGGCCATCGCCCGCCTGATTCCCGCGCTCGGGTTGCCGGTGTACTGGGCCCTGGCCAGCGAGACGGCGGTGGACATCGTCGGGCCGGACTTCGCCGGTCGCGCCATCGCCAAGATCGGGTTCGGGATTGTCTGCGCCACGGTGTTCGGCATTCCGGTGGGCACGCTGATCTCCGACGCGTTCGGTTGGCGCAGTGCCTTCGGCATTCTGGCGGTGATCGCCTTTGCCAAGGCGCTGCTGCTGTTCATCTACCTGCCGTCGACCAACCTGCATCAGCATCAAGTGAGCTTTCGCTCGCAGTTCAAGATCCTGCGCAGCCCGCTGATGATCGGGCATGTGCTGCTGTCGATCCTGGTGTTCAGCGGCATGTTCACCGTCTACACCTACCTGGCGGACATCCTCGAGCGCCTGGCCGGCTTCAACGGCACGGTGGTCGGCTGGTGCCTGATGGGCTTCGGCGCGGTGGGGCTGATCGGCAACTCGCTGGGTGGCCGCGCAGTGGATCGTCACCCGCTGATCGCTTCGGTAACGTTCTGCGCGTTCATGATTGCCGGCATGGTGGCGTTGGTGCCGAACATTCATTCGCCACTGGGCCTGGCGGCGGCGATGGGGATCTGGGGCGTGACCCAGGCGGCCTTGTTCCTGGTCAGCCACGTGCGCCTGATGAAGGCGGCACCCGAGGCGCCGGCTTTTGCCGCGTCGCTGAACATTGCCGGGGCCAACCTCGGGATCGGCCTGGGCGCCATGGTCGGTGGCCGGGTGATCGACAGCGTGGGCTTGCAAGGCCTGGGATTTGCGGCGGCCGCTTTCATCCTGGTCTCGATCCTGTTGGCCATGGCACTGATGACCTTCAAACCTCGCGAAGTCTGCGCCTGA
- the nhaR gene encoding transcriptional activator NhaR, translated as MLNYRQLHYFWVVAKTGSIVRACEQLNLTPQTISGQISLLEQTYGIELFRRVGRQLELTEAGRQALPYAEQMFQLGGELELMLRAQPNEQQILFRVGVADVVPKSIVYRLIAPTMELSEPLRITCREDKLERLLADLAIQRLDLVISDSPMPSHLDIKGYSQKLGECGISFFATPALAAQYGQDFPRSLHGAPLLIPGPETVVRSRLQRWFAEQQIQPRIVGEFDDSALMQAFGQSGSGIFIGPSVIADEVQRQYGVESIGQTNAVTESFYAISVERKVKHPGIVAITEGARRELFTEL; from the coding sequence ATGTTGAATTACCGACAGCTGCATTACTTCTGGGTGGTCGCCAAGACCGGCAGCATCGTGCGCGCTTGCGAGCAGTTGAACCTGACACCCCAGACCATCAGCGGGCAGATCTCCCTGCTCGAGCAAACCTATGGCATCGAATTGTTTCGCCGGGTTGGCCGCCAGCTTGAGCTGACGGAGGCCGGGCGTCAGGCCCTGCCCTACGCCGAGCAGATGTTCCAGCTGGGCGGTGAACTGGAATTGATGCTGCGGGCGCAGCCCAACGAGCAGCAGATTCTGTTTCGGGTCGGCGTGGCGGACGTGGTGCCCAAGTCCATCGTCTATCGGCTGATCGCGCCGACCATGGAGTTGAGCGAGCCGCTGCGCATCACCTGCCGCGAAGACAAGCTCGAACGCTTGCTCGCCGACCTGGCGATCCAGCGCCTGGACCTGGTGATCTCCGACAGCCCGATGCCCTCGCACCTGGACATCAAGGGCTACAGCCAGAAGCTCGGCGAGTGCGGGATCAGCTTCTTTGCCACCCCTGCACTGGCGGCGCAGTACGGCCAGGATTTTCCGCGCAGCCTGCACGGCGCTCCCCTGCTGATTCCCGGGCCGGAAACCGTGGTCCGCAGTCGTTTGCAACGCTGGTTTGCCGAGCAACAGATCCAGCCACGGATTGTCGGTGAATTCGACGACAGCGCCTTGATGCAGGCGTTCGGTCAATCCGGCAGCGGGATTTTCATCGGTCCGAGCGTGATTGCCGACGAGGTGCAACGCCAATATGGGGTGGAGTCGATTGGCCAGACCAACGCGGTCACCGAGTCGTTCTACGCCATTTCCGTGGAGCGCAAGGTCAAGCACCCCGGCATTGTCGCCATTACCGAAGGTGCCCGACGCGAACTGTTCACCGAGTTGTGA
- a CDS encoding TerC family protein — translation MEYLLELAVSPTAWVALATLIVMEIVLGIDNLIFISILTNKLPEQHRQKARRIGIGMALILRLALLSTIAFIVQLTAPVIDLLGHAFSWKDMILIAGGLFLLWKATTEIHHSMDPAPDDPKSATSTVTLGFAAAIGQILMLDMVFSIDSIITAVGMTEHLPIMIIAVVVSVLVMLLAADPLAKFINDNPTVVMLALGFLIMIGMTLIAEGFGAHVPKGYVYAAMAFSATIEGLNMMSRRAKQKRIATEA, via the coding sequence ATGGAATACCTTTTAGAACTTGCTGTAAGCCCCACTGCCTGGGTCGCCCTGGCCACGTTGATCGTGATGGAAATCGTGCTCGGCATCGATAACCTGATCTTCATCTCGATCCTGACCAACAAACTGCCCGAGCAGCATCGGCAGAAGGCGCGGCGTATCGGTATCGGCATGGCGCTGATCCTGCGACTGGCGCTGTTGAGCACCATCGCGTTCATCGTCCAGTTGACCGCGCCGGTGATCGACCTCCTCGGCCACGCGTTCTCCTGGAAAGACATGATCCTGATCGCCGGTGGCCTGTTCCTGTTGTGGAAGGCGACCACCGAGATCCATCACAGCATGGACCCGGCGCCGGACGATCCGAAGTCGGCGACCTCGACCGTGACCCTGGGTTTCGCTGCCGCAATCGGGCAGATCCTGATGCTGGACATGGTGTTCTCCATCGACAGCATCATCACCGCAGTCGGCATGACCGAGCATTTGCCGATCATGATCATTGCAGTGGTGGTGTCGGTACTGGTGATGTTGCTGGCGGCTGACCCCTTGGCCAAGTTCATCAACGACAACCCGACCGTGGTGATGCTGGCCCTGGGCTTCTTGATCATGATCGGCATGACCCTGATCGCCGAAGGCTTTGGCGCCCACGTACCGAAAGGCTACGTCTACGCGGCAATGGCGTTCTCGGCAACGATCGAGGGGCTGAACATGATGTCCCGACGGGCGAAGCAGAAG